One genomic region from Jiangella sp. DSM 45060 encodes:
- a CDS encoding LysR family transcriptional regulator, with translation MPDVDTRLLRHFVAVAQDLHFGRAAARLFVAQQALSRDIARLERDLGVRLFDRTTRKVTLTPPGERLLARATELLALHDAMLAELRDTTRPLLVDVMHDRSTALRVLEAARPLAPELELEARFHGGCDAAVRGLLAHRVDVVFGRLSGVLVALPANLTRRLVRLEPLGLMVLDDDPLARRDTVPLAALRGRTVDTSGGNPEAPEWVELGAELVRTHDGTVAPDHHPGMAAVAAAPPEETTHHLRATGWPVLTKTDAAPIPGTVVRPLTDPVPLYPWTMAHRAELRHPGLDALNRALDRLIPAEGWLDPPAGAWLPAADRALLSG, from the coding sequence GTGCCCGACGTCGACACCCGGCTGCTACGGCACTTCGTGGCCGTGGCCCAGGATCTCCACTTCGGCCGCGCCGCGGCGCGGCTGTTCGTCGCGCAGCAGGCGCTCAGCCGCGACATCGCCCGGCTCGAACGCGACCTCGGCGTCCGGCTGTTCGATCGCACCACCCGCAAGGTGACGCTGACCCCGCCGGGCGAGCGGCTGCTGGCCCGCGCCACCGAGCTGCTGGCCCTGCACGACGCCATGCTCGCGGAACTGCGCGACACCACGCGGCCGCTGCTGGTCGACGTCATGCACGACCGCTCGACGGCGCTGCGAGTGCTGGAGGCGGCCCGGCCACTGGCGCCGGAGCTAGAGCTGGAGGCGCGCTTCCACGGCGGCTGCGACGCCGCCGTCCGCGGCCTGCTGGCGCACCGCGTCGACGTCGTTTTCGGCCGACTCAGCGGGGTGCTGGTCGCGCTGCCCGCGAACCTCACCCGCCGCCTCGTCCGGCTGGAGCCGCTGGGCCTGATGGTGCTCGACGACGATCCGCTCGCACGCCGCGACACCGTCCCGCTGGCCGCCCTGCGCGGCCGCACCGTCGACACCAGCGGCGGGAACCCCGAGGCGCCCGAGTGGGTCGAGCTCGGCGCGGAACTGGTGCGCACGCACGACGGCACCGTCGCGCCCGACCACCACCCGGGCATGGCGGCCGTCGCCGCCGCCCCGCCGGAGGAGACCACGCACCACCTGCGCGCCACCGGCTGGCCGGTGCTCACCAAGACCGACGCGGCGCCGATCCCGGGCACCGTCGTGCGGCCGTTGACCGACCCGGTGCCGCTCTACCCGTGGACGATGGCGCACCGGGCCGAGCTGCGCCATCCCGGCCTCGACGCCCTGAACCGCGCCCTCGACCGGCTCATCCCGGCCGAGGGCTGGCTCGACCCGCCGGCCGGCGCCTGGCTGCCGGCCGCCGACCGCGCGCTACTGTCCGGCTAG